TGCATTCTTGGCTCAGAATTCGCCTGAACTTTGATGATGATGGGCCGTGACATACTCTTGCTACTGGACACTTCTGGCTGGGCAGGAAGTTCTGGCTTTTGGGATGCAGATTTATGCAAGCTGTGTTTTGAATCTTTCTTTTTAGGAGGAGACGGCAGAATTTCCTCAGCACTAGTAGACGTTCTAGCAATGTCACTGTGCCTTTTCCTGTGCAACCTCTTGGATGAAGAAGGTTGGCTTGGTGAAAGAGAAACATCACTGGTTGAATAAATTGTATGCACAATGCTTTTAGAAGAATCTGAGGAGGCAGGTGAACTTGAAACAGGCACAGGTGTACTTGTAGCTGCAATAGCAGATGACACTAGCTGTGGACTGGAACCAGCAAGTGGCACAGAGGTCTGAACAGATGTTAAGGACACAGGGGCTGGCACAGCAACAGGAGCTGCCAGAACAGGGACAGGAATTGGAGCTTCAGCAGCAACTGATGATACAGGTGTAGTAAGGGAGGCAGGAGCTGACAATGACAATGGCGAAGTAATGGGAATCCCAGCAGAAACAATGGACCCAATGGGAGCAAGAACACAAGATGCTTGGCTGTCTGCACCAAGGGCAGATGTAATGGCTGGACTAGGTGCAGGTACAGGTGCCAGAGGTGGTGGCACAGATGGTAAAAATGGAGAGCTGCTGACTTCACTCTCACAAGCCACTTCAAGGGCTCCAATGTCTTCAACAGGCACCTCAGATAAATCATCTTGCAATGAAGCTACCAGTGAAGTCTGCATTGGGATAGTGAACACAGGATCCAGGTCGTTCTTGCCTTCAGCTGGTGCTGCGCTGATGACATCTGGAGCTTGCTCAGGCTCAAGAGCATCTTCACTAGGCACTTCAACTTCCTGTGCTACCTCTACTTCAATACAACTTCCGAGGTTCAGCTGTTCCATGAACTTTTCATATTCAGAAGTCAAGTCCTTGTCAGCCCCAAGTGGTGTCATCTGACTGGTTGCCATGCACACTAATTCCTCTGGCAAAGCAGTCGTGCTTGGGCTGGCAGCAACAGCTACATCTTCCTTTGGCTCTTCTGCTTTCATGATGGTTCCCGCTTGGGGTTCGCGATTCTCAGCTACAGTTTTTATGGCTCTTTCCACCTGTAGTTCACGATTCTCAGCTACGGTTTTCGTGCATCTTTCTGCCTGTAGTTCACTTTTCTCAGCCACGGTTTTCATTGCTCTTTCCGCCTGTCGTTCACTTTTCTCAGCTACGGTTTTCGTGGCTCTTTCCACCTGTCGTTCACTTTTCTCTGCTATGGTTTTCATAGCTCCTTTCGCCTGTCGTTCACTTTTCTCAGCTACGGTTTTCGTGGCTCTTTCCACCTGTCGTTCAGTTTTCTCAGCTACAGCTTTCATAGCTCTTTCCGCCAGTCGTTCACTTTTCTCAGCTACGGTTTTCATGGCTCTTTCCGCCTGCCGTTCACTTTTCTCAGCTACAGTTTTCATGGCTCTTTCCACCTGTCGTTCACTTTTCTCAGCTGCAGTTTTCATGGCTCTTTCCGCCTGTCGTTCACTTTTCTCAGCTACGGTTTTCATGGCTCTTTCCACCTGTCGTTCACTTTTCTCAGCTGCAGTTTTCAGTGGCTCTTTCCGCCTGTCGTTCACTTTTCTCTGCTACAGGTTTCGTGGCTCTTTCTGCCTGTAGTTCACTTTTCTCATCTGCAGTTTTCGTGGCTATTTCCGCCTGTAGTTCACTTTTCTCAGCTATGGTTTTCATGGCTCTTTCCGCCTGCCGTTCACTTTTCTCAGCTACGGTTTTCATGGCTCTTTCCACCTGTCGGTCACTTTTCTCAGCTGCAGTTTTCGTGGCTCTTTCTGCCTGTAGTTCACTTTTCTCAGCTGCAATTTTCATGGCTCTTTCCGCCTGTAGTTCACTTTTCTCAGCTATGGTTTTCGTAGCTCTTTCTGCTTGTAGTTTGCTTTTCTCAGCTACGGTTTTCTTGACTCTTTCCGCCTGTCGTTCACTTTTCTCAGCTACGGTTTTCGTGGCTCTTTCCACCTGTTGTTCGCTTTTCTCAGCTACAGTTTTCATGGCTCTTTCCGCCTGTCGTTCACTTTTCTCAGCTACGGTTTTCATGGCTCTTTCCGTCTGCAGTTCACTTTTCTCAACTACACTTTCCACAGTTTCTACATGAGCGTTTTCAATGTCCGCTATGATCTCGTTTGTGATACGTGAACTGTACTCCAAGAAACGAGTTTCTTCCAGAGAAGTCTCAGTATTTGAAAGTAGGTCGACCATATCGTCAGAAACATCCATAGCATTAGGTGAGGGCACGTTCTCTTCTTTCTCTATCTCCGGCAGCCTGACCTCTTCCTGACTGGAGCGTAAAACTTTATCCTCCATAAAACATTTTCTTGGACGAGTTGGTTCATTACTGACTTGTTTTTTCGTGCTACTGTTTTTTCCTTCATCCTCCCATTTATGTTCCTTAGCAGCTTCTTTTTCTGCACTTTCTACTGTCGTTTCAGGTTCAGCTGTCAATTGCATTTTGTCTTGCAATGATTCTCTCTTTACTGGTACAGCAAGTGGTGATTTTGATGGCACCTCCGTGTTCACTTCTGGTGGTTCACGCTCTGGGGTTCTTGGCACAGTACCTTTTGAGTGGTGTGTTGCACCAAGAGCTTCTGAACTGGCTAGCGTGGTTTCAACACTGCACTGTTTGGCTGCGTCCAACTCTGTGTTTGCCCACTGATCGCTGATTGCCATTTCTTCAGGCACATCCTCCTGATCAGCCTTGGAGTGACTTATTTCATTTTCAGAGTCCAGATCCTTTGCTGGCACTTCTGGACTGTCCATGTTATCGTACAGGCACTGCAAAGCCTGAAGTCCTGACATTGCATTGAGGTCGGGAGATACAAGGTCAGTGACATCTGATTCCTTTACTGCTTCCCTAGAAGGTGACGTTACTTTCTTTCTATCTGGAGCATCCAGCGGTACTTCCTTTTTCGACTTGTGTACTCTACTACGGCCGTCCTTTTTTGCAGAATCTTTTGGCACTTCGCgaatgtctttcttttcttctttttcctcagAATTACTAGCTACAGAAGTCCTTTTCTCCTTCTTTACATATGCTACACTGATCTTGCCATAAATAGGGTTGCAGCCATATGAAATAAATGGTTTGCTGTTAGTATATCTAATAAGAGCCATAGGCCagctgatttctttctttcgatCAGCTGTTTTCACTTTGATGCAGTCGCTGCCTTCTTTCCGTGCTTTTTCTAATGCTTCACCTTTAAGTCTCTCCCTCTCTTTTGGGTCCAAAATGGCCTCTTCCTTAGCTTTTTTTGCTCCTTCTTGGTCTTCCTtttttgttctttcctttttggtCTTCTCCTGCTTTGTAACAGACCTTCTATGCTCTGCAGTAGTGGTATTGGACTTAGGCAATCGATGACTGGTTCCTCTGCTATCAACCTTGTTTGCTCTTGGTGCATCCTGCTCGGAGGCTCTTTTCTTACATGCAGGCTCATTACTTGGAGATGGCTCACTCTTCCTTTTATGCTCCTTACTTCTCTTGCTGTCAAGTTTGTCGGTTGCTTTGTCATCACTCGTAGGCCAGCGACTGCTTGATGGGCAGTCCTTCTTGTCTTTTTTTGTATCACTGTGCTCAGTGCTATCTCGGCGCTCAGTACTGACAGGGCACTCAATGTGGTGCTCTGCACTGCTACGGCGCTCGGCAATGGCATTGCAGGGACTCTTGCTTGAAGGCATCTCAACAGTTTTTTTGGTTGAAGGTTCACAAGTTCCCTTGGCTGGGCCACTTGTAATAACTTTAGTAGCAACAAAATCAAGCTTCTTGGCTTCATTATCATCAACTTTATTTTTATGTGAACATTTAGAATGCTCTGTAGTCTTGCTGGGTGCATCTGCAGCACCAATACGTGCTTCATCCACATCAGATGTGTTTTTTTCAATTTTCAAATGTTGATCTTTGAGTTCACAGGGGACATCAGCGACATTCTTTGAGGACAGTTCTTCTAAACCTTTAACACTGCAGCTCTGTTGCAGCTTATCcgaagcttgcttgcttgtttgtgcATCATATGCAGGTTCAATTGGCTCAAGGTGAAAGGTCGTTAGCACATTCAAATCTTTGTCAGCTTTTGCTGCCTCCTTCACGATAACTTGCTCGGTGGGACCTCTTGAAGCACTAATTTCCTTGACAAGCTCCTGTGGTGGTTTTGAGTCTTCAGCTGTGCGTGCGGCATGTGACACACTCCCAATGTGGAATGTACTGCCTGAATGCTCCGAGGTCTGGGTTGTTTGCTTGCCTATGGTCAGTATGCTATCAATGCCAGCAGTCTGTGTGAGCATGGTGGCACATGCTTGCACAGTCTTGGCAGTCTGTGCCTTCTTCGCCATTCTAGCCATTTTTTCCTTAAGCATCTTGGACTTCAGCTTCAGtttcttcctctttttcttcAGTTTCTGAGGGCActccgaagaagaagaagaggatgaAGATGATGAGCTGCTAGAGCTGCTTGAACTAGAGCTGGAAGAAGACGAGCTGCTGGAACTCTCAGAGTCTGAGCCACTGCCTGAACTGCTTGAGCTACCACTCGTGCCTGAACTGCTGCTACGTGATGAACttgaagatgatgatgaggaggaggacgatgacgatgatgagcTCGAACTAGATGCTTTAGGCCTcctctttcgtttctttttcttcttttcctgtgGCTTGTCTTTTGCGGTCTTCCGCTTCTCCTTAGCTGCCTTGGCAGTTTTCTCCTTGACAGGGGCTATGAGGTCCATGGTTGATAACTCTGTGCTTTCAGGCTTTGGCTTCTTCAGTTTACTTGCTTTGCTAGTCTTTCTGTTATTTCCTGAAACTTCTGCCTTGCTTTCCGAGTTCTGTCTCTGCACTGTCACAAGGGCGCTTTTCTTGGTAGCTTCTATTTCCTCTAAGAACTTCTGCTGTGCCTTAATGGGATCATCACAACTTCCAGAGTCATCACTAGCTTCCTTAAGCTTCTCAGTTTGACTTTCAAGTTGTTTCTGACCAACTGCTTCGGTGTCTTCATGAGTTTTCTGTGCTTCTTCAGGCAACAGTTTGTCAATGCATATCTGTGATGGGGAATCAGACTTCGGCATCTGGCAAAGTTTGCTCTGACTGTCACTTTCATCCAACTTGACAGAGCAGGTTGCTAAAAAGATGTGTTGCTCAGCAATGTCGTCACCACGAGTCTCAATCTTGTCATCACAAAGTGACACCTTCTCAGTCAACACTGTTGAAAGCTTACATGGTGAATGCTGAAACATGTCTGCACTATCACAACTGTCTGCTTCTCCAAGAGTGTCGAGCGGGCTGTCCTCGCACATTAGGTTTAACACTGGCTCATTTTTTTCTACGCATGCACCTGCTTCATCAGGTTTTTTATGGCATACAGTTTGCGAAGTGCTCAAATCGGAAGCTTGCTTTTTGTCTTGCTTGCAAGTGGTTTCTGGCGAACGTCTGGGCCCTCTAGCAGCCTTCTCTTCTTCTTCATCCTGTTGATCACCAGTAGATTCCTCCTCACCATTCACTGCTTCTGTAGTGCCATCATCCTGAGGTGCTTCTGGACTCGAAGCCTGTGGCTCTGCACTTGCTGTTTCCATCCGTACTGTGTCCTCCTTCTTATGGTCGTTAGTAGTGGCAtgcttttctttgcttttctTGTCATCTGCCGACTTCTCCTTTTTCTTCTGGCTGTCAGCATTGCTTCTTGCACGGCCCTTTGAGTAACTTACTCGCTCCCTGCTCGGTGACCGCTGTTTGGCTTCCTTCCCACCCTTATGAGTGGCTCTGTCTTTGCCTCTATCCTTGGACTTGCTCCTCCGCCGCTCCCTCGACCTGCTCCTTCTTGTGTCCTTGGCATGGCTTGCCTTTTTGTCTCTAGAGCGACTTCGCTTTCCATCCTTGGACCTGCTCCTCTTTTTATCTCGTGGGGAACGGCTGCGGTGGCGCTCTCGTGATCGCCCCCTTCGTCGATCCCTGGATCTACTTCTCCTTCGCTCCCTTGAGTGGCTTCGTTTCTTGTCTTTTGAACGACTCCTTTTACGTTCACGGGAACGACTTTTCCTGTCTCTGGAGTGCTTAACGCTGCGAGGACTTCTGCCGCGATCCTTCTTTTCTGTTTTGGCACCACTAGTTGCACTCTCTTTCTTCTTGCTGCCATTTCGAGATGAGACATCGAGAGACTCTGTCTTGCTTTTGGCAGACCCTTCACTCTTGTCACTAACTTTAGAAGGCTGCTGCTTTTTCTTCGCATCTCCACGACTTTCTTCAGAATATGCTTTACTGCCTGTGACATCAACTGGTTTCTTGGTTCCATCCTGTGactcatttttaatttttttctctggAACTCCTTCCACTGCATCATCAGGAAGCTTGAGCTCAAACTTATCACTCTTCAAAAACTTCACAAATTCGAACTTTGGCTTCACCTTAAACCTCTTGGGAGGGGCCACAAAGTAAAAGTTACTGTCTTCCTGCTGCTCAGGTTCGGTGGATGGCTTCTCGTTTTTCTCAGGTTCTTCGGCGCTTTTACTCTCAGCAGCACCCGCCTGTGCCTCTTCACTTGTTGTAGCTGCAGCAGTCACTTCTGGGCCTTCCTCATCAGGCTGGTCATCGTCTTCCTTGAACAGCGCACTTGAAATGGGGGCCACTTTTCCAATGTTTTTCCGAGCAAAGCTGAATGACAAGGCACCCTTGACTGGCTTTGTGACTGTAGTAGCTGCCCTCTTCACTTCGAGGGCTTTCTGCAGGGGCTGGTTTGAAGTCAAAGAGAATGCGATGAGTCGCTTCTTTGCCAACGCTTTGCCAATGAGCAGCTTAGACTTGGACTCCTCGATGAGGGGTGGCTCTGTTGCAGGCAAGAGAACCTCCGTAGGTGGGGTAGGTGGGGTAGGAGGTGGAGGCACCTCGGACACCAAGGGCTGTGGCAGCTCGGACACTGAAGGCTGTGGCAAGTCGGGCACCGTAGGTTGTGGCAACTCAGGCAGAGCAGGCTCTGGAAGAGCAGGTGTGGGCTCTTCTGGCGAGTACTTCTCTTGACCAGGGTCTAAGATGGTAAGACCTAAAAATGGAGGTGGGGGTGGGGGAGGTGGAATGTCGGTGGGAAGGGGAATCTCACTAGGCAGTGGTGGCAGTTCGAATATGTTAGAATCGGCAAAGAATGTTGTTTGCGGGAtgtttgcttcttcttcttgttcgtCTTCTGGCACACTTCCTGGTGGACTCTGAGCTTGGCTGTCAAGGTCTTGTTCCTTTTTCGCATTGATTTCATCGTCACTTGAATTGGCATTGCTGGAGTCCTGCTGGCTTTCGTCGGCATCCTGCTGGCTTTCATCGGCATCCTGCTGGCTTTCATCTGCTTCCTGCTGGTTTTCATCTGCTTCCTGCTGGTTTTCATCGGCTTCCTGCTGACTTTCATTAATGTCTTGCTGGCATTCATCAATGTCTTGCTGGCATTCATCGATGTCTTGCTGGCATTCATTAGTGTCCTGCTGGTATTCGTCACTGTCATAGAAAGTGGGAGACTGTGATGATGCTTGTGGCTTTGTTTCATCAACGTAGTCCACCTGCTGGAAACGTCCTCTAAACTTTTCTCCAGTTCCCATTTCGGTGGGTCCCCTATAGCAAGGAAACAGCAATcattttttttagagagagagtCAGCACAACAGCATGATAAAAAATAAACATGAAGGGCTAATTCTTTAGTTTAGGAATGAGTAAACTTGGGCATGTATTTATTTGAACACTCAACTGATGGTTAATAAATAAAGCAAACACAGTGAAACATTTGTAAATATGCAGGCCTTGCAATTATAGACCAGGCCCCATCATAGGGGGCGGACAGGACTCTCACATGAGAGAGACAGCACGTCTTCCTGGAGTTTA
This Dermacentor silvarum isolate Dsil-2018 chromosome 6, BIME_Dsil_1.4, whole genome shotgun sequence DNA region includes the following protein-coding sequences:
- the LOC119456799 gene encoding serine-rich adhesin for platelets-like isoform X46, yielding MAERFSRFHEVRDYQGKGVDVYDDNLIELEQSSLAEPITQDNLGYQLLLRHGWKSGQGLGKNEQGRTDPLPIILKEDIMGFGRMEMEMDYAEETTEKRRTLEIEKEETEELKLKYKAVQEKEKVVQEALATLKANFYCDLCDKQYTKHQEFDNHINSYDHAHKQRLKELKQREFGRNVLSKVKREDKGREKEQRRLQHLAELRAHVAVMRGPTEMGTGEKFRGRFQQVDYVDETKPQASSQSPTFYDSDEYQQDTNECQQDIDECQQDIDECQQDINESQQEADENQQEADENQQEADESQQDADESQQDADESQQDSSNANSSDDEINAKKEQDLDSQAQSPPGSVPEDEQEEEANIPQTTFFADSNIFELPPLPSEIPLPTDIPPPPPPPPFLGLTILDPGQEKYSPEEPTPALPEPALPELPQPTVPDLPQPSVSELPQPLVSEVPPPPTPPTPPTEVLLPATEPPLIEESKSKLLIGKALAKKRLIAFSLTSNQPLQKALEVKRAATTVTKPVKGALSFSFARKNIGKVAPISSALFKEDDDQPDEEGPEVTAAATTSEEAQAGAAESKSAEEPEKNEKPSTEPEQQEDSNFYFVAPPKRFKVKPKFEFVKFLKSDKFELKLPDDAVEGVPEKKIKNESQDGTKKPVDVTGSKAYSEESRGDAKKKQQPSKVSDKSEGSAKSKTESLDVSSRNGSKKKESATSGAKTEKKDRGRSPRSVKHSRDRKSRSRERKRSRSKDKKRSHSRERRRSRSRDRRRGRSRERHRSRSPRDKKRSRSKDGKRSRSRDKKASHAKDTRRSRSRERRRSKSKDRGKDRATHKGGKEAKQRSPSRERVSYSKGRARSNADSQKKKEKSADDKKSKEKHATTNDHKKEDTVRMETASAEPQASSPEAPQDDGTTEAVNGEEESTGDQQDEEEEKAARGPRRSPETTCKQDKKQASDLSTSQTVCHKKPDEAGACVEKNEPVLNLMCEDSPLDTLGEADSCDSADMFQHSPCKLSTVLTEKVSLCDDKIETRGDDIAEQHIFLATCSVKLDESDSQSKLCQMPKSDSPSQICIDKLLPEEAQKTHEDTEAVGQKQLESQTEKLKEASDDSGSCDDPIKAQQKFLEEIEATKKSALVTVQRQNSESKAEVSGNNRKTSKASKLKKPKPESTELSTMDLIAPVKEKTAKAAKEKRKTAKDKPQEKKKKKRKRRPKASSSSSSSSSSSSSSSSSSSSRSSSSGTSGSSSSSGSGSDSESSSSSSSSSSSSSSSSSSSSSSSSSSSECPQKLKKKRKKLKLKSKMLKEKMARMAKKAQTAKTVQACATMLTQTAGIDSILTIGKQTTQTSEHSGSTFHIGSVSHAARTAEDSKPPQELVKEISASRGPTEQVIVKEAAKADKDLNVLTTFHLEPIEPAYDAQTSKQASDKLQQSCSVKGLEELSSKNVADVPCELKDQHLKIEKNTSDVDEARIGAADAPSKTTEHSKCSHKNKVDDNEAKKLDFVATKVITSGPAKGTCEPSTKKTVEMPSSKSPCNAIAERRSSAEHHIECPVSTERRDSTEHSDTKKDKKDCPSSSRWPTSDDKATDKLDSKRSKEHKRKSEPSPSNEPACKKRASEQDAPRANKVDSRGTSHRLPKSNTTTAEHRRSVTKQEKTKKERTKKEDQEGAKKAKEEAILDPKERERLKGEALEKARKEGSDCIKVKTADRKKEISWPMALIRYTNSKPFISYGCNPIYGKISVAYVKKEKRTSVASNSEEKEEKKDIREVPKDSAKKDGRSRVHKSKKEVPLDAPDRKKVTSPSREAVKESDVTDLVSPDLNAMSGLQALQCLYDNMDSPEVPAKDLDSENEISHSKADQEDVPEEMAISDQWANTELDAAKQCSVETTLASSEALGATHHSKGTVPRTPEREPPEVNTEVPSKSPLAVPVKRESLQDKMQLTAEPETTVESAEKEAAKEHKWEDEGKNSSTKKQVSNEPTRPRKCFMEDKVLRSSQEEVRLPEIEKEENVPSPNAMDVSDDMVDLLSNTETSLEETRFLEYSSRITNEIIADIENAHVETVESVVEKSELQTERAMKTVAEKSERQAERAMKTVAEKSEQQAERAMKTAAEKSERQVERATKTVAEKSERQAERAMKTVAEKSELQAERCTKTVAENRELQVERAIKTVAENREPQAGTIMKAEEPKEDVAVAASPSTTALPEELVCMATSQMTPLGADKDLTSEYEKFMEQLNLGSCIEVEVAQEVEVPSEDALEPEQAPDVISAAPAEGKNDLDPVFTIPMQTSLVASLQDDLSEVPVEDIGALEVACESEVSSSPFLPSVPPPLAPVPAPSPAITSALGADSQASCVLAPIGSIVSAGIPITSPLSLSAPASLTTPVSSVAAEAPIPVPVLAAPVAVPAPVSLTSVQTSVPLAGSSPQLVSSAIAATSTPVPVSSSPASSDSSKSIVHTIYSTSDVSLSPSQPSSSKRLHRKRHSDIARTSTSAEEILPSPPKKKDSKHSLHKSASQKPELPAQPEVSSSKSMSRPIIIKVQANSEPRMQSAAPQISQAENVDGLECLPAEQSAPEVCAEVEVGSDVCTEEQVKFASSDDMFVTIVDTEDICLAAVEEVACSSSDDLGSGLAVPAEQPEEKESSPPPPPPPPRYLRLKPRKGSSSSVSSSSSVEEVPPPPPPPPRPPVRCLVLPPPPAGILLPAGRGTLSNEPKKSVTFADGIPPGKEPPSSGGAPSPPPPPPPPPRERKHRTKVKVIIPSSVADSLPPPPPPPKRPPPPPAATAPALATASAAASAVAAAVASAAAPTPPVAVETVAAAYPQYQVHLPQQTYPAAGYTVPYSSYPAAGYAYTATTHLGQTVAYTYAPGQAAHQAMPMQQVQQVPPQQHLYANATAASYVYHPHQIVQAGPAVMQPQQLQQAHLPPPPPPPVGQLPPRPPT
- the LOC119456799 gene encoding serine-rich adhesin for platelets-like isoform X42; its protein translation is MAERFSRFHEVRDYQGKGVDVYDDNLIELEQSSLAEPITQDNLGYQLLLRHGWKSGQGLGKNEQGRTDPLPIILKEDIMGFGRMEMEMDYAEETTEKRRTLEIEKEETEELKLKYKAVQEKEKVVQEALATLKANFYCDLCDKQYTKHQEFDNHINSYDHAHKQRLKELKQREFGRNVLSKVKREDKGREKEQRRLQHLAELRAHVAVMRGPTEMGTGEKFRGRFQQVDYVDETKPQASSQSPTFYDSDEYQQDTNECQQDIDECQQDIDECQQDINESQQEADENQQEADENQQEADESQQDADESQQDADESQQDSSNANSSDDEINAKKEQDLDSQAQSPPGSVPEDEQEEEANIPQTTFFADSNIFELPPLPSEIPLPTDIPPPPPPPPFLGLTILDPGQEKYSPEEPTPALPEPALPELPQPTVPDLPQPSVSELPQPLVSEVPPPPTPPTPPTEVLLPATEPPLIEESKSKLLIGKALAKKRLIAFSLTSNQPLQKALEVKRAATTVTKPVKGALSFSFARKNIGKVAPISSALFKEDDDQPDEEGPEVTAAATTSEEAQAGAAESKSAEEPEKNEKPSTEPEQQEDSNFYFVAPPKRFKVKPKFEFVKFLKSDKFELKLPDDAVEGVPEKKIKNESQDGTKKPVDVTGSKAYSEESRGDAKKKQQPSKVSDKSEGSAKSKTESLDVSSRNGSKKKESATSGAKTEKKDRGRSPRSVKHSRDRKSRSRERKRSRSKDKKRSHSRERRRSRSRDRRRGRSRERHRSRSPRDKKRSRSKDGKRSRSRDKKASHAKDTRRSRSRERRRSKSKDRGKDRATHKGGKEAKQRSPSRERVSYSKGRARSNADSQKKKEKSADDKKSKEKHATTNDHKKEDTVRMETASAEPQASSPEAPQDDGTTEAVNGEEESTGDQQDEEEEKAARGPRRSPETTCKQDKKQASDLSTSQTVCHKKPDEAGACVEKNEPVLNLMCEDSPLDTLGEADSCDSADMFQHSPCKLSTVLTEKVSLCDDKIETRGDDIAEQHIFLATCSVKLDESDSQSKLCQMPKSDSPSQICIDKLLPEEAQKTHEDTEAVGQKQLESQTEKLKEASDDSGSCDDPIKAQQKFLEEIEATKKSALVTVQRQNSESKAEVSGNNRKTSKASKLKKPKPESTELSTMDLIAPVKEKTAKAAKEKRKTAKDKPQEKKKKKRKRRPKASSSSSSSSSSSSSSSSSSSSRSSSSGTSGSSSSSGSGSDSESSSSSSSSSSSSSSSSSSSSSSSSSSSECPQKLKKKRKKLKLKSKMLKEKMARMAKKAQTAKTVQACATMLTQTAGIDSILTIGKQTTQTSEHSGSTFHIGSVSHAARTAEDSKPPQELVKEISASRGPTEQVIVKEAAKADKDLNVLTTFHLEPIEPAYDAQTSKQASDKLQQSCSVKGLEELSSKNVADVPCELKDQHLKIEKNTSDVDEARIGAADAPSKTTEHSKCSHKNKVDDNEAKKLDFVATKVITSGPAKGTCEPSTKKTVEMPSSKSPCNAIAERRSSAEHHIECPVSTERRDSTEHSDTKKDKKDCPSSSRWPTSDDKATDKLDSKRSKEHKRKSEPSPSNEPACKKRASEQDAPRANKVDSRGTSHRLPKSNTTTAEHRRSVTKQEKTKKERTKKEDQEGAKKAKEEAILDPKERERLKGEALEKARKEGSDCIKVKTADRKKEISWPMALIRYTNSKPFISYGCNPIYGKISVAYVKKEKRTSVASNSEEKEEKKDIREVPKDSAKKDGRSRVHKSKKEVPLDAPDRKKVTSPSREAVKESDVTDLVSPDLNAMSGLQALQCLYDNMDSPEVPAKDLDSENEISHSKADQEDVPEEMAISDQWANTELDAAKQCSVETTLASSEALGATHHSKGTVPRTPEREPPEVNTEVPSKSPLAVPVKRESLQDKMQLTAEPETTVESAEKEAAKEHKWEDEGKNSSTKKQVSNEPTRPRKCFMEDKVLRSSQEEVRLPEIEKEENVPSPNAMDVSDDMVDLLSNTETSLEETRFLEYSSRITNEIIADIENAHVETVESVVEKSELQTERAMKTVAEKSERQAERAMKTVAEKSEQQAERAMKTAAEKSERQVERATKTVAEKSERQAKGAMKTIAEKSERQVERATKTVAEKSERQAERAMKTVAEKSELQAERCTKTVAENRELQVERAIKTVAENREPQAGTIMKAEEPKEDVAVAASPSTTALPEELVCMATSQMTPLGADKDLTSEYEKFMEQLNLGSCIEVEVAQEVEVPSEDALEPEQAPDVISAAPAEGKNDLDPVFTIPMQTSLVASLQDDLSEVPVEDIGALEVACESEVSSSPFLPSVPPPLAPVPAPSPAITSALGADSQASCVLAPIGSIVSAGIPITSPLSLSAPASLTTPVSSVAAEAPIPVPVLAAPVAVPAPVSLTSVQTSVPLAGSSPQLVSSAIAATSTPVPVSSSPASSDSSKSIVHTIYSTSDVSLSPSQPSSSKRLHRKRHSDIARTSTSAEEILPSPPKKKDSKHSLHKSASQKPELPAQPEVSSSKSMSRPIIIKVQANSEPRMQSAAPQISQAENVDGLECLPAEQSAPEVCAEVEVGSDVCTEEQVKFASSDDMFVTIVDTEDICLAAVEEVACSSSDDLGSGLAVPAEQPEEKESSPPPPPPPPRYLRLKPRKGSSSSVSSSSSVEEVPPPPPPPPRPPVRCLVLPPPPAGILLPAGRGTLSNEPKKSVTFADGIPPGKEPPSSGGAPSPPPPPPPPPRERKHRTKVKVIIPSSVADSLPPPPPPPKRPPPPPAATAPALATASAAASAVAAAVASAAAPTPPVAVETVAAAYPQYQVHLPQQTYPAAGYTVPYSSYPAAGYAYTATTHLGQTVAYTYAPGQAAHQAMPMQQVQQVPPQQHLYANATAASYVYHPHQIVQAGPAVMQPQQLQQAHLPPPPPPPVGQLPPRPPT